Proteins from a genomic interval of Nautilia sp. PV-1:
- a CDS encoding AAA family ATPase: protein MGNTLNKIAQELKNSSKKVQLIFAFNGTGKTRLSMEFKKLLSDDEQSKSKMIYYNAYTEDLFSWDNDLENNLEPKLNIQTNGFTDWILKDQGKEREIINKFQKYTSEKLSPKFNEDYSNITFSYTKGNDESIENIKISKGEESNLIWCVFYSLFDEIISVLNIPEKEERETNEFDDLEYIFIDDPVSSLDENHLIELAVDLAELIKSSESDLKFIITTHNALFYNILANEFNNRGRNYKGKKKEFQKYRLEKNEDGLYELKKQNNDSPFSYHLYILKELKKAIEADKIKKYHFNLLRQILEKLSTFLGYGSWKRLLEPIEGDTDAYYNRIINLYSHSKHSMDEVAELRDGDKRVLKRLLEDIIEIYKFKVEGE from the coding sequence ATGGGGAATACATTAAATAAAATTGCACAAGAATTAAAAAATAGTAGCAAAAAGGTTCAGTTGATTTTTGCATTTAATGGTACAGGAAAGACAAGACTTTCAATGGAGTTTAAGAAATTATTATCAGATGATGAACAATCAAAAAGTAAAATGATTTATTATAATGCATATACTGAAGATTTATTTTCTTGGGATAATGATTTGGAAAATAACTTAGAACCTAAATTAAATATACAGACAAACGGCTTTACGGACTGGATATTAAAAGATCAGGGTAAAGAAAGAGAAATAATTAATAAATTCCAAAAATATACGAGTGAAAAATTAAGCCCTAAATTTAATGAAGATTATTCAAATATAACTTTTTCATATACAAAAGGTAATGATGAATCTATAGAAAATATAAAGATTTCAAAAGGGGAAGAGAGTAACTTAATTTGGTGTGTGTTTTATAGCTTATTTGATGAAATAATTTCAGTTTTAAATATTCCTGAAAAGGAAGAGAGGGAAACAAATGAATTTGATGATTTAGAATACATTTTTATTGATGACCCTGTTTCATCATTGGATGAAAATCATTTGATTGAGCTAGCTGTGGACTTAGCGGAGTTAATAAAGTCGAGCGAATCTGATTTGAAATTTATTATTACTACCCATAATGCGTTATTTTATAATATTTTAGCAAATGAATTTAATAATAGAGGTAGAAATTATAAAGGTAAAAAAAAGGAGTTCCAAAAATATAGGTTAGAAAAAAATGAAGATGGGTTATATGAATTAAAAAAACAAAATAATGATTCTCCTTTTTCATATCATCTTTATATTTTAAAAGAATTAAAAAAAGCAATTGAAGCTGATAAAATAAAAAAATATCATTTTAATTTGCTTAGACAAATTTTAGAAAAACTATCAACTTTTTTAGGATATGGAAGTTGGAAAAGACTTTTAGAACCTATCGAAGGCGATACCGATGCGTACTATAATAGAATTATTAATCTTTATAGTCATTCAAAGCATTCTATGGATGAAGTTGCTGAATTAAGAGATGGAGATAAAAGAGTACTTAAACGTTTGCTTGAAGATATAATAGAAATTTATAAGTTTAAAGTGGAGGGAGAATAA
- a CDS encoding restriction endonuclease subunit S produces the protein MHKYIEKLLNGRKVEWKKIWEVTIWDKKFNNVEKFKQPKTIKYKYLLANDLKKLIVKNGNVKLLTTSKTDYWTTEELAGDYIHEGEIVAIPWGGNPIIQYYKGKFVTGDNRIATSNDTNYLNNKYLYYYLWSKINLISSFYRGSGIKHPNMASILDMDIPIPPIDVQREIVSVLDNFTELTAELTAELSLRKKQYEYYREKLLTFGDEVEWKELGKIAIIGTGSRNTNEATEDGKYPFFVRSQTPRKIDHYEFDETAIITAGDGVGVGKVFHFINGKYALHQRAYRIVVKDENILLSKFLFYFFVNNFYDYIIKTSVHASVTSLRKPMFEKFKIPIPSIEKQKEIVETLDKFDTLTNSITEGLPKEIELRQKQYEYYRNVLLDFL, from the coding sequence ATGCATAAATACATTGAAAAGTTATTGAACGGTAGAAAAGTTGAGTGGAAAAAAATATGGGAAGTGACAATTTGGGATAAAAAGTTCAATAATGTTGAAAAATTTAAACAACCAAAGACAATTAAATATAAATATCTTCTTGCTAATGACCTAAAAAAATTAATAGTAAAAAATGGAAATGTTAAATTACTTACAACGAGTAAAACAGATTATTGGACTACAGAAGAGTTAGCAGGAGATTATATTCATGAAGGTGAAATTGTTGCTATTCCGTGGGGTGGAAACCCAATTATTCAATATTACAAAGGAAAATTTGTTACTGGCGATAATCGTATTGCGACATCAAATGATACAAATTATTTAAATAACAAATACTTATATTATTATTTATGGAGCAAAATAAATTTAATAAGTTCATTTTACAGAGGTTCAGGTATAAAACATCCTAATATGGCATCTATCCTTGATATGGATATTCCTATTCCCCCTATCGATGTTCAGCGTGAAATTGTCAGCGTGCTTGACAATTTCACAGAGCTTACAGCAGAGCTTACAGCAGAGCTGTCTTTGAGAAAAAAACAGTATGAATATTACCGTGAAAAACTTTTAACATTCGGGGATGAAGTTGAGTGGAAGGAGTTGGGGAAAATAGCCATTATTGGAACAGGTAGTCGTAATACTAACGAAGCTACAGAAGATGGGAAATATCCATTTTTTGTACGTTCTCAGACACCAAGAAAAATAGATCATTATGAGTTTGATGAAACTGCAATTATAACGGCTGGTGATGGTGTTGGAGTTGGGAAAGTTTTTCATTTTATTAATGGTAAATATGCTTTACATCAAAGAGCTTATCGTATTGTAGTAAAAGATGAAAATATTTTATTATCAAAGTTTTTATTTTACTTTTTTGTTAATAATTTTTATGATTATATTATAAAAACTTCCGTTCATGCTTCTGTTACGTCTTTACGTAAGCCTATGTTTGAAAAGTTTAAAATTCCAATCCCTTCAATCGAAAAACAAAAAGAAATAGTAGAAACACTTGATAAATTCGACACTCTCACCAATTCAATAACCGAAGGTCTTCCAAAAGAGATAGAGCTTAGGCAAAAGCAGTATGAATATTACAGGAATGTTCTTTTAGACTTTTTGTAA
- a CDS encoding type I restriction-modification system subunit M, translating into MSEQDQRAKLHNQIWKIANDVRGSVDGWDFKQYVLGTLFYRFISENFAKYMAGDEDIDYASLPDDVITPEIKDDAIKSKGYFIYPSQLFCNVVKNAPNNPNLNTDLAKIFADIENSANGYPSEDDIKGLFADFDTTSNRLGKTVAEKNRRLTAVLQGVAGLDFGDFEDSKIDLFGDAYEFLISKYAANAGKSGGEFFTPQSVSKLISRLALYNQKEVNKIYDPACGSGSLLLQAKKQFDEHIIQEGFFGQEINHTTYNLARMNMFLHNINYDKFSIYHGDTLTNPAFLDEKPFDAIVSNPPYSIKWVGSDDPTLINDERFAPAGVLPPKSKADFAFILHSLNYLSPRGRAAIVTFPGIFYRGGAEKKIRKYLVENNYIETIIALPPNLFYGTTIAVNILILSKNKTDTKIQFIDASSKDFYTQQTNNNVLEPHHIDKIIEIFAKKEDIRHICKMADTDEIESNDYNLSVSAYVEPRDTRKKIDIKKVNEEIKRTVSKIDRLRKEIDAVIEEIENA; encoded by the coding sequence ATGAGTGAACAGGATCAAAGGGCAAAACTTCACAATCAAATATGGAAAATAGCAAATGATGTCAGAGGTTCGGTTGACGGCTGGGATTTTAAGCAGTATGTTTTGGGGACTCTTTTTTACAGGTTTATAAGTGAAAATTTTGCGAAATATATGGCGGGAGATGAGGATATAGATTATGCTTCACTTCCTGATGATGTTATAACTCCCGAGATAAAAGACGATGCGATTAAATCAAAAGGTTATTTTATTTATCCGAGCCAGCTTTTTTGCAATGTAGTTAAAAATGCTCCGAATAACCCGAATTTAAATACCGATCTTGCAAAAATATTTGCAGATATTGAAAATTCTGCAAATGGATATCCGAGCGAAGATGATATAAAAGGGCTTTTTGCAGATTTTGACACCACAAGCAACCGTCTCGGTAAAACGGTGGCGGAGAAAAACAGACGACTCACAGCCGTTCTTCAGGGAGTGGCGGGACTTGATTTCGGAGATTTTGAAGATAGCAAAATAGATCTTTTCGGCGATGCTTATGAATTTTTAATTTCAAAATATGCGGCAAATGCCGGAAAAAGCGGAGGGGAGTTTTTTACTCCTCAGAGTGTTTCAAAGCTAATATCAAGACTGGCTCTATATAATCAAAAAGAAGTCAATAAAATCTACGACCCGGCCTGCGGTTCGGGATCTTTGCTTTTACAGGCAAAAAAGCAGTTTGACGAGCACATAATCCAGGAAGGTTTTTTCGGACAGGAGATTAACCACACGACTTATAACCTTGCAAGAATGAATATGTTTTTGCATAATATAAATTACGATAAATTTTCGATATATCACGGGGATACTTTAACAAACCCGGCTTTTTTGGACGAAAAGCCTTTTGATGCGATTGTTTCGAATCCCCCGTACTCTATCAAATGGGTAGGAAGCGATGATCCGACACTGATAAACGACGAAAGATTCGCGCCCGCAGGCGTACTACCTCCAAAATCAAAAGCCGATTTTGCTTTTATACTTCATTCTCTAAACTACCTCTCACCAAGAGGAAGGGCTGCAATTGTTACGTTTCCGGGTATATTTTACAGAGGCGGAGCAGAGAAAAAAATCAGAAAATACCTTGTGGAAAATAATTATATAGAAACCATAATTGCACTCCCTCCGAATCTATTTTACGGTACAACAATAGCCGTAAATATTTTGATTCTTTCTAAAAACAAAACGGACACGAAAATACAGTTTATTGACGCATCTTCAAAAGATTTTTATACCCAGCAGACAAACAACAACGTTTTAGAACCTCATCATATAGATAAAATCATTGAAATTTTTGCCAAAAAAGAAGATATCAGGCATATCTGCAAAATGGCGGATACCGATGAAATTGAATCAAATGATTACAACCTATCAGTCAGTGCGTATGTGGAGCCGAGAGACACAAGAAAAAAAATAGATATCAAAAAGGTAAATGAAGAGATAAAACGGACCGTTTCAAAAATAGACAGATTAAGAAAAGAAATCGATGCAGTTATAGAGGAAATCGAAAATGCATAA
- the radC gene encoding DNA repair protein RadC, with protein sequence MKKLNELYHKDKPREKLTQKGVGALQNDELIAILIGSGIKGKDVRKLSKEIEDIINKTFPNLTFEKLSSIKGLGSAKTAIILAAVELGRRYHTKSNKKINDANDAYELLKEYADKKQEYFLSITLDGAMNVIDKRIIFIGTLNQSIIHPREVFADAIADRANSIIIAHNHPSGELTPSNADIEITKRLQEVGKLIGIELLDHLIITKEGFYSFSQEGMLI encoded by the coding sequence ATGAAAAAACTGAATGAACTTTATCATAAAGATAAACCAAGGGAAAAGCTCACACAAAAAGGGGTCGGAGCACTACAAAACGACGAACTTATAGCAATATTAATAGGCTCCGGTATAAAAGGAAAAGACGTAAGAAAACTCTCAAAAGAGATAGAAGATATCATTAATAAAACTTTCCCGAATTTAACCTTTGAAAAACTCTCTTCAATAAAAGGACTCGGCAGCGCAAAAACAGCAATAATTTTAGCCGCTGTGGAACTTGGCAGAAGATATCATACAAAAAGCAATAAAAAAATAAACGACGCAAATGACGCTTATGAATTATTAAAAGAATATGCCGACAAAAAACAGGAGTATTTTCTGTCTATTACACTTGACGGGGCTATGAATGTAATAGATAAAAGAATAATCTTCATAGGAACACTAAATCAAAGCATCATTCATCCAAGAGAAGTTTTTGCAGACGCCATAGCTGACAGGGCAAATTCCATAATCATAGCCCACAATCACCCAAGCGGAGAGCTGACTCCCAGTAACGCAGACATTGAAATAACAAAAAGACTTCAAGAAGTCGGTAAACTTATAGGAATTGAACTTCTGGATCATTTAATAATAACAAAAGAAGGGTTTTACAGTTTTTCTCAAGAAGGTATGCTTATATAA
- a CDS encoding RNA-binding S4 domain-containing protein → MRIDKFLNAVNIVKRRSIADEMCKEGVVFINGKKAKSAKDVKVGDTIEIHYLSGIKKYEVLKLPETKTVPKSKKSEYVKEI, encoded by the coding sequence TTGAGAATAGACAAGTTTTTAAATGCGGTAAATATCGTTAAAAGACGCTCAATTGCCGATGAAATGTGCAAAGAAGGAGTTGTTTTTATAAACGGTAAAAAAGCAAAGAGCGCAAAAGATGTAAAAGTGGGAGATACGATAGAAATCCACTACTTAAGCGGAATAAAAAAATATGAAGTTTTAAAACTGCCCGAAACCAAAACGGTTCCTAAAAGTAAAAAGAGCGAATACGTAAAGGAGATTTGA
- a CDS encoding argininosuccinate synthase has translation MKVVLAYSGGLDTSIILKWLQDTYDAEVVTFTADIGQGEEVEEAREKAIKLGVKPENIFIEDLREEFVRDYVFPMFRANAIYEGEYLLGTSIARPLISKRQIEIAKQVGAEAVAHGATGKGNDQVRFELGYYALKPDIKVIAPWREWDLNSREKLLAYAEKHGIPINRHGKKSPYSMDANLLHISYEGGILEDPWAEPEEDMWRWTVSPEKAPNKPEYIEIDFEKGDAVAINGARMTPAQILETLNEYGKKHGIGRLDIVENRFVGMKSRGCYETPGGTILLKAHRAIESITLDKGEAHLKDEIMPKYAELIYNGFWFSPEREALQKLIDQTQENCEGTVRLKLYKGNVTVVGRKSPKSLFSPEFATFEEDSVYNQKDAEGFIKLNALRFIIEGYVRGKK, from the coding sequence ATGAAGGTAGTATTGGCATACAGTGGAGGACTTGATACAAGTATCATTCTTAAATGGCTTCAGGACACTTACGATGCGGAAGTTGTAACATTTACGGCTGACATCGGACAAGGTGAGGAAGTAGAAGAAGCTAGGGAAAAAGCAATAAAACTCGGTGTAAAACCTGAAAATATTTTTATCGAAGATTTAAGAGAAGAATTTGTTAGAGATTACGTATTTCCAATGTTTAGGGCAAATGCGATTTATGAAGGTGAATATCTGCTTGGAACTTCAATCGCAAGACCTCTTATTTCAAAAAGACAGATCGAAATCGCTAAACAGGTAGGAGCTGAAGCCGTAGCGCACGGTGCGACAGGAAAAGGAAACGACCAGGTAAGATTCGAGCTTGGATATTATGCATTAAAGCCTGATATCAAAGTAATCGCGCCTTGGAGAGAATGGGATCTAAATTCAAGGGAAAAACTTCTTGCATATGCGGAAAAACACGGTATTCCGATTAACAGACACGGTAAAAAATCTCCTTATTCAATGGATGCGAACCTTCTTCATATTTCATATGAAGGCGGAATTTTGGAAGATCCGTGGGCGGAACCTGAAGAAGATATGTGGAGATGGACGGTATCACCTGAAAAAGCTCCTAACAAGCCTGAATATATCGAAATCGATTTTGAAAAAGGCGACGCGGTTGCAATTAACGGTGCGAGAATGACTCCTGCACAGATACTTGAAACACTGAACGAATACGGTAAAAAACACGGTATCGGAAGACTTGATATAGTTGAAAACAGATTTGTAGGAATGAAAAGCAGAGGTTGTTATGAAACTCCGGGAGGAACTATCCTTCTAAAAGCACACAGAGCAATTGAAAGCATTACACTTGATAAAGGCGAAGCACACCTTAAAGACGAAATCATGCCTAAATACGCAGAACTTATTTACAACGGATTCTGGTTTTCACCTGAAAGGGAAGCTCTTCAAAAACTGATCGACCAGACTCAGGAAAACTGTGAAGGGACTGTAAGACTCAAACTTTACAAAGGAAACGTAACGGTTGTGGGAAGAAAATCACCAAAATCACTTTTCAGTCCTGAATTCGCCACATTTGAAGAAGATAGCGTATATAATCAAAAAGACGCTGAAGGGTTTATTAAACTAAACGCTTTAAGATTCATTATCGAAGGGTACGTAAGAGGTAAAAAATAA
- a CDS encoding rhodanese-like domain-containing protein, whose product MAKLTQFENEVVGRFKEALNFNKEKEALANIDLHKTRELLKEVGAVLLDVTLPHLVDPQNAEEAGIVNAYYTPYPEFADYIDILPDDKTQPIIVACRKAFFASRIKGLLDILGYENVYVMTDDIKYLIEAHLAHTEG is encoded by the coding sequence ATGGCAAAACTTACACAGTTTGAAAATGAAGTGGTCGGAAGATTTAAAGAGGCGTTAAATTTTAATAAAGAAAAAGAAGCACTTGCAAATATTGATTTGCATAAAACAAGAGAATTATTAAAAGAAGTAGGAGCCGTTTTACTTGATGTTACGCTTCCGCATTTAGTGGATCCTCAAAATGCCGAAGAAGCCGGAATAGTCAATGCGTATTATACTCCTTACCCGGAATTTGCGGATTATATAGATATATTGCCTGATGATAAAACACAGCCGATTATTGTAGCTTGCAGAAAAGCTTTTTTTGCCAGCAGAATAAAAGGTCTTTTAGATATACTGGGATATGAAAACGTTTATGTAATGACCGATGACATTAAATATCTTATAGAAGCACATTTAGCTCATACGGAAGGATAA
- a CDS encoding phosphoribosyltransferase yields MYENRKSAGKILAKRLKKLQEEGKIKDPVVVALPRGGVPVGVEIAKELNAPLDLLFVKKIPAPGNEELAIGSVSENGIMFVNEALVSKFGVDEDYLREKGIEKIQEMARLRDKYKKEPVLLEGKDVILVDDGIATGASMYLAAQSIVRDMPNNIIIAAPVAPNDEQVLNMLQSVSHHLEILETPNMFMSVGKWYDDFHQLSDEEVQELLKEVK; encoded by the coding sequence ATGTATGAAAATAGAAAAAGTGCCGGAAAAATTCTTGCTAAGAGGCTTAAAAAACTTCAGGAAGAGGGTAAAATCAAAGATCCTGTGGTAGTCGCTCTTCCAAGAGGAGGAGTCCCTGTAGGAGTAGAAATAGCAAAAGAACTTAATGCGCCTTTGGATCTGCTTTTCGTAAAAAAAATCCCTGCACCTGGTAACGAAGAACTGGCTATAGGCAGCGTAAGTGAAAACGGAATTATGTTTGTAAATGAAGCTTTGGTTTCAAAATTTGGAGTTGATGAAGATTATCTCAGGGAAAAAGGTATAGAAAAAATTCAGGAAATGGCAAGGTTAAGAGATAAATATAAAAAAGAGCCTGTATTACTGGAAGGTAAAGACGTTATTTTGGTAGATGACGGTATTGCTACGGGAGCCAGTATGTATCTCGCCGCACAGAGTATAGTAAGAGATATGCCTAATAACATCATTATTGCAGCACCGGTTGCGCCAAATGACGAGCAGGTTTTGAATATGCTGCAGAGTGTGTCTCATCATTTGGAGATTTTAGAAACACCTAATATGTTTATGAGCGTAGGCAAATGGTATGACGATTTTCATCAATTAAGCGATGAAGAAGTTCAAGAATTGCTTAAAGAAGTAAAATAG
- a CDS encoding sterol desaturase family protein gives MKDFILKMTASKWNYYLSLCVDFLTAVVFLGLSIYYSTDIWASIALFIVGVIFFTFLEYAVHAWLFHKNHPFKVFIEGHAHHHQNPFSYDAMPFFMSAVIASFFAWLFHFFMPSSDAFAIVGGMALGYFNYGIMHHIMHRREFTSHYWRYMQEFHFVHHKKPLLNHGITTDIWDRVFGTYYQWNEEDLKGIEKLKRVKKKSS, from the coding sequence ATGAAAGATTTTATTTTAAAAATGACGGCCTCTAAATGGAACTATTATTTAAGTCTATGTGTGGATTTTTTAACGGCAGTCGTTTTTTTAGGATTGAGTATATATTACTCAACGGACATATGGGCGAGCATCGCGCTTTTTATAGTGGGAGTAATATTTTTCACATTCCTAGAATACGCCGTTCATGCATGGCTTTTTCATAAAAACCACCCTTTTAAAGTATTCATAGAAGGACATGCGCATCATCACCAAAACCCGTTTAGTTATGACGCTATGCCGTTTTTTATGAGTGCGGTAATTGCTTCGTTTTTTGCATGGCTTTTCCATTTCTTCATGCCTAGCAGCGATGCATTCGCAATAGTCGGAGGTATGGCTTTAGGCTATTTTAACTACGGAATCATGCATCATATTATGCACAGACGCGAATTTACAAGCCACTACTGGAGATATATGCAGGAGTTTCATTTCGTTCACCACAAAAAACCGCTTTTGAACCACGGTATTACAACAGATATCTGGGACAGAGTATTCGGTACATATTACCAATGGAATGAAGAAGATTTAAAAGGTATCGAAAAACTTAAAAGAGTAAAGAAAAAATCTTCTTAA